One genomic window of Cannabis sativa cultivar Pink pepper isolate KNU-18-1 chromosome 2, ASM2916894v1, whole genome shotgun sequence includes the following:
- the LOC115718968 gene encoding E3 ubiquitin-protein ligase RFI2: MGLGNDDDLTTDDSDGVCGAAGGCGKSCGVSVSCSICLEVVAESGDRSWAKLHCGHQFHLDCIGSAFNIKGAMQCPNCRKIEKGQWLYSNGSRSYPPEYSVEDWAHDEDLYDLNYSEMTFGLHWCPFGSLARLPSTFEDGEFSSTAYHNLLGQHAIFAEHTAVSSATHPCPYITYFGPVHPSSSNSSGSISDGSSFNNHWHGTSAPSDLPASYAFPAMDLHYHSWEHHSPQFSTTGSRISGADQPSIPPVGQRPARPNSDVPRSVFVHPLLGHSSSARAGSSVTSSMIPPYLGSNARNRERVQALQAYYQPPSNSPTMRAPPISSSRRSSSHRGMAQAGPAASSSDQTGGYYYFPSGSSGRNFQEGENPLPSRYHHSWEREPLPSFTSNQVERDPGWGAFHHAAGGSDSNLRPNGFRQRHGSERTSSQNRS, translated from the exons ATGGGGTTGGGGAACGATGATGATCTTACCACTGATGATAGCGATGGTGTTTGTGGCGCTGCTGGTGGATGTGGCAAGTCCTGTGGTGTCTCCGTCTCGTGTTCGATTTGCCTCGAGGTCGTCGCCGAAAGTGGAGATCGATCTTGGGCTAAGCTTCATTGCGGGCATCAATTTCATCTCG ATTGCATTGGTTCAGCATTTAACATAAAGGGAGCTATGCAATGTCCCAATTGTCGGAAGATTGAGAAGGGCCAATGGCTTTATTCTAATGGCTCTCGTTCATATCCTCCAGAGTACAGCGTTGAAGATTGGGCCCATGATGAGGATCTATATGATTTAAACTACTCTGAAAtg ACCTTTGGTCTTCATTGGTGTCCATTTGGCAGCTTAGCAAGACTTCCTTCCACATTTGA GGATGGTGAGTTCTCATCAACTGCAT ATCACAATCTACTTGGACAACATGCTATTTTTGCTGAGCATACAGCTGTATCCTCGGCTACTCATCCTTGCCCATATATTACCTACTTTGGACCAGTACACCCGTCATCCTCAAATTCCAGTGGAAGTATTTCAGATGGTTCTAGCTTCAACAATCATTGGCATGGCACATCAGCACCTAGTGATTTGCCAGCTTCTTATGCTTTTCCTGCCATGGATCTTCATTATCACAGTTGGGAGCACCATTCACCTCAATTTTCTACAACCGGCAGTCGTATTAGTGGAGCTGATCAGCCATCTATTCCGCCTGTTGGCCAAAGGCCAGCTAGGCCCAATTCTGATGTACCAAGATCAGTTTTTGTCCATCCATTGCTTGGTCACAG TTCTAGTGCTAGAGCTGGGAGCTCAGTTACTTCTTCAATGATTCCTCCTTATCTAGGTAGCAATGCTCGTAACCGTGAAAGAGTCCAAGCTCTCCAAGCATATTATCAACCTCCTAGCAATTCACCAACAATGAGGGCGCCTCCCATTTCAAGCTCTCGACGATCCAGCAGTCATAGAGGTATGGCCCAAGCAGGCCCGGCGGCATCATCATCAGATCAAACCGGTGGTTACTACTATTTCCCATCCGGGTCATCAGGTCGTAACTTCCAAGAAGGTGAGAATCCATTGCCCAGTCGATACCACCATTCATGGGAAAGGGAACCCTTGCCTTCATTTACGTCAAACCAGGTTGAGAGAGATCCAGGTTGGGGTGCTTTTCACCACGCGGCTGGTGGGTCAGATTCAAATCTAAGACCAAATGGCTTCCGGCAAAGGCATGGGTCTGAGAGAACCTCTTCACAGAATCGGTCATGA